A genomic stretch from Pyxidicoccus trucidator includes:
- a CDS encoding ATP-binding cassette domain-containing protein: protein MTSTPRQPESLLLLSLRHRFGRRLEILALALGSAVVGVASPVFQKVFIDGLLASDSTRAPHAGVDWLQSVSPLAAITAAALCAFVSQALGFAGGYAATREGTLVQRLFSERLYRKALCLRSDSAKATPTGEVVALYASNVAGASALITQVLPMASFIGFHLVLAPLVIHWVCGIPLWATLSVMGVIISLTLVLAARQSRFLVRFKQLSAERTALVSEWVQSIRLLRVLGWVAGYEKNIFAKREEETRNRLAMVVNGQLIVTFGSSLNFIINLTGIASLIYLSERRVTPGELFMMLWIFGAFLSRAFREIPWLFTFLLESLTWMRGLETFLERHADTRAPEQDEPEAGPLPAGALALSARGLNLTINGKKLLEDVDFEVKPGEFVAIVGEVGCGKSLLLLSLLGETGATFESLRIGSVDALGLDLQARRRHFALVPQEGFVMSASLRENVVFQYEPSLDSDNRVEQALLTCQFRLDDEVHGPGLDTRIGERGVNLSGGQRQRISLARAYHFDRPIVLLDDCLSAVDVDTERRLLEELIEGAWRDRTRILVTHRLSVLERVDRVFLMEDGAISEAGTFADLMKSSRRMRELVTSVSDNTQQSVTGPDVRRADVPAR, encoded by the coding sequence GTGACTTCGACTCCTCGCCAGCCAGAGTCCCTGCTGCTGCTGTCGTTGCGGCATCGCTTCGGACGGCGGCTCGAAATCCTGGCGCTGGCGCTGGGCAGCGCGGTCGTCGGAGTCGCAAGCCCCGTCTTCCAGAAGGTCTTCATCGACGGGCTCCTGGCCTCGGATTCCACCCGGGCCCCCCACGCTGGGGTCGACTGGCTCCAATCCGTCTCCCCGCTGGCGGCCATCACCGCCGCAGCCCTCTGTGCCTTCGTCTCACAGGCGCTCGGCTTCGCCGGAGGCTATGCGGCGACGCGTGAAGGCACGCTCGTGCAGCGCCTCTTCTCGGAGCGGCTCTACCGCAAGGCCCTCTGTCTCCGGTCCGACTCGGCGAAAGCGACTCCGACGGGCGAAGTGGTCGCGCTCTACGCCAGCAACGTGGCGGGCGCCTCCGCACTCATTACCCAGGTCCTTCCGATGGCTTCGTTCATCGGCTTCCACCTGGTCCTGGCGCCGCTGGTCATCCATTGGGTCTGCGGGATTCCGCTCTGGGCGACGCTCTCCGTGATGGGCGTCATCATCTCGCTCACCCTCGTCCTGGCGGCCCGGCAGAGTCGGTTCCTCGTGCGCTTCAAGCAGCTCTCGGCCGAGCGCACCGCCCTCGTGAGCGAGTGGGTGCAGTCCATCCGGCTGCTCCGGGTCCTTGGCTGGGTCGCCGGCTACGAGAAGAATATCTTCGCGAAGCGCGAGGAGGAGACGCGCAACCGTCTCGCGATGGTCGTCAACGGCCAGCTCATCGTCACTTTCGGCTCCTCACTCAACTTCATCATCAACCTCACCGGCATCGCGAGCCTCATCTACCTGAGCGAGAGGCGCGTCACCCCGGGAGAGCTCTTCATGATGCTGTGGATCTTCGGCGCATTCCTGTCACGCGCCTTCCGCGAGATTCCATGGCTCTTCACCTTCCTGCTCGAATCGCTCACCTGGATGAGAGGGCTCGAGACGTTCCTCGAACGTCACGCCGATACGCGCGCTCCCGAGCAGGATGAGCCCGAGGCAGGGCCCCTTCCCGCCGGCGCCCTCGCCCTCTCGGCGCGCGGGCTCAACCTCACCATCAACGGCAAGAAGCTCCTCGAGGACGTCGACTTCGAGGTGAAGCCGGGCGAGTTCGTCGCCATCGTCGGAGAGGTGGGCTGCGGGAAGTCGCTCCTCCTGCTCTCGCTGCTCGGTGAGACAGGCGCGACCTTCGAGAGCCTGCGTATTGGCTCGGTCGACGCCCTCGGGCTGGACCTCCAGGCGCGCCGCCGCCACTTCGCGCTCGTCCCGCAGGAGGGCTTCGTCATGAGCGCCTCGCTCCGGGAGAACGTCGTCTTCCAGTACGAGCCGTCCCTGGACTCCGACAATCGCGTCGAGCAAGCACTCTTGACCTGCCAGTTCCGACTCGACGACGAGGTCCACGGACCGGGGCTCGACACCCGGATTGGAGAGCGTGGCGTCAATCTCTCGGGAGGACAGCGGCAGCGGATCTCGCTCGCGCGCGCCTACCACTTCGACCGGCCCATCGTGCTCCTCGATGACTGCTTGAGCGCCGTGGACGTGGACACCGAGCGCCGGCTCCTGGAGGAGCTCATCGAAGGCGCCTGGAGGGACCGCACGCGCATCCTCGTCACCCACCGGCTGTCCGTGCTCGAGCGGGTGGACCGCGTCTTCCTCATGGAGGACGGAGCCATCTCCGAGGCAGGCACCTTCGCGGACCTCATGAAGAGCTCCCGCCGCATGCGGGAGCTCGTGACGTCGGTGTCCGATAACACGCAGCAGTCCGTGACCGGGCCGGACGTGCGGAGGGCGGATGTCCCGGCCCGGTGA
- a CDS encoding cell wall anchor protein has product MAAVVMACTPLEQDVGAVGRESPRGASEQGLTSISFRGSSRASGKGITSLAIPAPAGLQVDDVVLARLTNRNNVSAVLTPPAGWTLLRSDQSASAIKTWVLYKVATASEPSSYTFTLDLASYFAGSLVAYSGVDPLNPIDTHGGQKNGDSATFTTPALTTSSADGLAVWFGSQVWTGAACPSPGITPPTGFTVQEDTCLVSSSTGLLLHVSEAALGAAGMQPPFVGGSAFAHTNTAEVVALRATPPPPAPGVAFRGTAQASALTATSLTIAAPAGVEEADLLLARLSNRNQVGATLTPPAGWTLLRSDQSSTQLKSWVFYKVATASEPSSYEFGISLASNLAGSIDAFSGVDPVSPIDTHSGQKNGTTSAFDAPLITTTSGNGLVVWFGSQIWAGSTCPASPIAPPSGFTESFDTCLVSSSAGLLYDAAWKALGAAGVQPAFNGTSPYAQTNTTQVVALRPIQPPPPPAVAFRSAAQASALAATRLTLPAPAGVAADDVLLARLSNRNQVSATLTPPAGWTFLRSDQSSSQLKSWVFYKVATASEPASYEFGISLASNLAGSIDAFSGADPASPIDTHSGQKNGTTSAFDAPALTTASAGGLAVWFGSQLWAGSTCPASPIVPPADFTESFETCLVSTSTGLIFNSAWKVLGEPGVQPAFNGSSPYANTNTAQVVALRAASAPACTAADNYVGTWVQQGTVVAPEIVEPSGLAASRVVPDVLYVHNEDTTAIVAISTLNASTVGVYDVGNVTPADWEDVASGPCPAGSCIFMGDIGRASANFPTPPNSFAVYRIPEPDLANGQTTGTLAAEAFPFVYPDSAKDAEALMVHPVTGDIYVITKSGSGASKVYKFPTPLPAPGTMSTLVWVADLQLPVDPNDVEAAKATSAAVHPCANRFLVRTYRRVYEFRAAAGQGFESAFAATPVTLTDTQEGQGEAIEYDANGASYYTMSETPSPFRLKRVSRL; this is encoded by the coding sequence GTGGCCGCGGTCGTGATGGCCTGCACACCTCTGGAGCAGGACGTTGGGGCCGTGGGGCGGGAGTCGCCGCGGGGGGCGAGTGAGCAGGGGCTCACCTCCATCAGCTTCCGCGGGAGCAGCAGGGCCAGTGGGAAGGGCATCACCTCACTGGCCATCCCCGCACCGGCTGGGCTGCAGGTGGACGACGTCGTCCTGGCGCGCCTCACCAACCGCAACAACGTGAGCGCGGTCCTCACGCCTCCGGCCGGCTGGACGCTGCTCCGCTCAGACCAGAGCGCCTCGGCCATCAAGACCTGGGTCCTCTACAAGGTCGCCACGGCGTCCGAGCCCTCCAGCTACACCTTCACCCTCGACCTCGCGAGCTACTTCGCCGGCAGCCTCGTGGCCTACAGCGGCGTGGACCCGCTGAACCCCATCGACACCCACGGCGGCCAGAAGAACGGGGACAGCGCGACCTTCACCACCCCGGCCCTCACCACCTCCAGCGCGGACGGGCTCGCGGTGTGGTTCGGCTCCCAGGTGTGGACGGGCGCGGCGTGCCCCTCGCCGGGCATCACGCCGCCCACCGGCTTCACCGTGCAGGAGGACACCTGCCTCGTCTCGTCCTCCACCGGCCTCCTCCTCCACGTCTCGGAGGCGGCGCTGGGCGCGGCGGGGATGCAGCCCCCCTTCGTCGGCGGCTCCGCGTTCGCCCACACCAACACCGCCGAGGTGGTGGCCCTGCGCGCGACTCCGCCGCCCCCTGCACCGGGCGTGGCCTTCCGCGGCACCGCCCAGGCCTCGGCGCTCACGGCGACCTCCCTGACCATCGCCGCCCCGGCCGGCGTCGAGGAGGCGGACCTGCTGCTCGCGCGGCTCAGCAACCGGAACCAGGTGGGCGCCACCCTCACGCCCCCCGCGGGCTGGACGCTTCTGCGCTCCGACCAGAGTTCCACCCAGCTCAAGAGCTGGGTCTTCTACAAGGTCGCCACGGCCTCGGAGCCCTCGAGCTACGAGTTCGGCATCAGTCTCGCGAGCAACCTCGCGGGCAGCATCGACGCGTTCAGCGGCGTGGATCCGGTGAGCCCCATCGACACCCACAGCGGACAGAAGAACGGGACCACCTCCGCCTTCGATGCGCCGCTCATCACCACCACCTCGGGCAATGGACTGGTGGTGTGGTTCGGGTCGCAGATCTGGGCCGGGAGCACCTGCCCCGCAAGCCCCATCGCGCCCCCCTCTGGCTTCACGGAGTCCTTCGACACCTGCCTGGTCTCCAGCTCCGCGGGACTCCTCTATGACGCCGCCTGGAAGGCCCTGGGCGCCGCAGGTGTGCAGCCGGCGTTCAACGGCACCTCACCGTACGCGCAGACCAACACCACCCAGGTCGTGGCCCTGCGTCCCATCCAGCCCCCCCCGCCCCCCGCGGTGGCCTTCCGCAGCGCCGCCCAGGCCTCGGCGCTCGCGGCCACCCGCCTCACCCTTCCGGCTCCCGCCGGGGTCGCCGCGGACGACGTCCTCCTGGCGCGCCTGTCCAACCGCAACCAGGTGAGCGCGACCCTCACTCCGCCGGCGGGCTGGACCTTCCTGCGCTCGGACCAGAGTTCCTCCCAGCTCAAGAGCTGGGTCTTCTACAAGGTCGCCACCGCGTCCGAGCCGGCCTCGTACGAGTTCGGCATCAGCCTCGCGAGCAACCTCGCGGGCAGCATCGACGCCTTCAGTGGTGCGGACCCCGCGAGCCCCATCGACACCCACAGCGGACAGAAGAACGGGACCACCTCGGCGTTCGACGCCCCGGCCCTCACCACCGCGAGCGCCGGCGGGCTCGCGGTCTGGTTCGGGTCGCAGCTGTGGGCCGGGAGCACGTGTCCGGCGAGCCCCATCGTTCCCCCCGCGGACTTCACCGAGTCCTTCGAGACCTGCCTGGTCTCCACGTCCACCGGGCTCATCTTCAACTCCGCCTGGAAGGTCCTCGGGGAGCCCGGGGTGCAGCCTGCCTTCAACGGGAGCTCTCCCTATGCCAACACCAACACCGCGCAGGTGGTGGCGCTGAGGGCCGCGAGCGCGCCGGCCTGCACGGCGGCCGACAACTACGTCGGCACCTGGGTTCAGCAGGGGACGGTGGTAGCCCCCGAGATAGTGGAGCCCTCGGGCCTGGCCGCGAGCCGGGTGGTGCCGGATGTGCTGTACGTGCACAACGAGGACACCACGGCCATCGTGGCCATCAGCACCCTCAACGCCTCGACGGTGGGCGTGTACGACGTGGGCAACGTGACGCCGGCGGACTGGGAGGACGTGGCCAGCGGGCCCTGTCCCGCGGGCTCCTGCATCTTCATGGGGGACATCGGGCGGGCGAGCGCCAACTTCCCCACGCCGCCCAACTCGTTCGCGGTGTACCGGATTCCGGAGCCGGACCTCGCCAACGGCCAGACGACGGGGACCCTCGCCGCCGAGGCTTTCCCGTTCGTCTACCCGGACTCGGCGAAGGACGCTGAGGCGCTGATGGTGCATCCGGTGACGGGGGACATCTACGTCATCACCAAGTCGGGCTCGGGGGCGAGCAAGGTCTACAAGTTCCCCACGCCGCTGCCGGCGCCGGGGACGATGAGCACGCTGGTGTGGGTGGCCGACCTGCAACTCCCCGTGGATCCCAATGACGTGGAGGCGGCCAAGGCCACCTCGGCGGCGGTCCACCCGTGTGCCAACCGGTTCCTGGTGCGCACCTACCGGAGGGTCTACGAGTTCCGTGCCGCCGCCGGACAGGGCTTCGAATCCGCGTTCGCGGCGACCCCGGTGACGCTGACCGACACCCAGGAGGGCCAGGGCGAGGCCATCGAGTATGACGCCAACGGCGCAAGCTACTACACGATGAGCGAGACCCCCTCCCCGTTCCGGCTGAAGCGCGTGAGCCGCCTGTAG